A section of the Sebastes fasciatus isolate fSebFas1 chromosome 5, fSebFas1.pri, whole genome shotgun sequence genome encodes:
- the tcf3b gene encoding transcription factor 3b isoform X10, whose protein sequence is MNEQQQRMAAVGTDKELNDLLDFSAMFAPPVANGKNRTMTLASSQFGGSAIDERSGSGSWGSAEQNSPSFSQGRGYGEGSHYSEHEGLSSPFISTGVAGKNDRPPYPPFGSQPGFLPSEIAMPSPDAMSPSGLKTGSQFYPSYPNNPRRRPPDGGIETQPKKIRKPPGLPSSVYASTSGDEYARDNGGYPGAKPGAVYPGSFYMQDPWSSSGYSAMLGNSPHIGQPGSFSAINPQDRMNYPLHSSEVNGFHSAPTTYNHAPAAINGEGIMASRGTTAGSSGDEIGKALASIYPSDHNSNNFSSAPSTPGSPQAIAGAQSQWQRPTSPNYEGPPHTLQSKMEDRLEEAIHVLRSHAVGQGLEGAPDMHSLLSSLQNGLGGLSPAFPNASLALSNRHPAMQGGKHEEPTGLPPSSTLLHGHHASGPTPPVGQPEGFTSLPGLARSSHSSSSSDIKREDKEDDENSSADKSDDEKKDAKAARQRRKEALTLQMLSSLSDQKDDSLDDEEDDEDLPPEVKLEREKERRVANNARERLRVRDINEAFKELGRMCQLHLSHDKPQTKLLILHQAVNVILNLEQQVRERNLNPKAACLKRREEEKVSGVVGEAAMQLSGGHPSMGGDGHNPVGHM, encoded by the exons CAATAGATGAGCGCAGCGGCTCTGGGTCTTGGGGCTCCGCAGAACAGAACAGCCCCTCTTTCAGCCAAGGACGG GGCTATGGCGAAGGATCCCACTACAGTGAGCATGAAGGCTTGTCCTCTCCGTTTATTAGTACAGGGGTTGCAG GTAAAAATGACAGGCCACCGTACCCTCCCTTTGGAAGCCAG CCTGGTTTTCTTCCTAGCGAAATAGCGATGCCCAGCCCAGATGCCATGTCGCCCTCTGGCCTGAAAACTGGCTCCCAGTTTTACCCGTCATACCCCAACAACCCCAGGAGAAGGCCGCCTGATGGAGGTATAG AAACCCAGCCAAAGAAGATTCGGAAACCCCCTGGCCTGCCGTCCTCG GTGTATGCTTCCACATCTGGTGATGAGTATGCAAGAGACAATGGAGGATATCCTGGTGCTAAGCCTGGAGCAGTCTACCCTGGTTCTTTCTATATGCAAG ACCCCTGGTCGTCTTCTGGCTACTCTGCCATGCTGGGTAACTCTCCTCACATTGGACAGCCAGGCTCCTTCTCTGCAATTAACCCACAGGACAGGATG AACtatcctctgcacagcagcgAAGTCAACGGCTTCCACTCAGCCCCCACCACCTACAACCACGCACCCGCCGCCATCAACGGAGAAGGCATCATGG CCAGCCGAGGCACCACAGCTGGCAGTTCAGGAGATGAAATTGGGAAGGCTCTTGCCTCA ATTTACCCGTCGGACCACAACAGTAATAACTTCTCCTCAGCTCCATCTACTCCTGGATCTCCTCAGGCCATCGCAG GAGCTCAGTCTCAGTGGCAAAGACCAACCTCACCCAACTATGAAGGGCCGCCACACACACTG CAGAGTAAAATGGAGGACCGTTTGGAGGAGGCCATCCATGTACTGCGTAGCCATGCTGTGGGTCAGGGCTTAGAGGGCGCCCCCGACATGCACAGCCTGCTGTCCTCCTTACAAAACGGCCTCGGGGGCCTCTCTCCAGCTTTCCCAAATGCAAGCCTCGCCCTCAGCAACAGACATCCTGCTATG CAGGGAGGGAAACACGAGGAGCCCACAGGCCTTCCTCCCAGCAGCACTCTTCTGCACGGTCATCACGCATCCGGACCCACACCGCCAGTTGGTCAACCAGAAGGCTTTACCA GTCTCCCTGGATTGGCCCGCTCCTCGCACTCCTCCAGCAGCTCAGACATCAAAAGAGAAGATAAAGAGGACGATGAAAACTCATCTGCAGACAAATCCGACGACGAAAAGAAGGACGCCAAGGCAGCACGCCAACGACG aaaGGAGGCGTTGACCCTCCAGATGCTCTCTAGCCTTTCAGACCAGAAAGATGA CAGTCTGGACGACGAAGAAGATGACGAGGACCTTCCCCCCGAGGTGAAGCTGGAGCGCGAGAAGGAACGGCGAGTGGCTAACAATGCCCGCGAGCGTCTCAGAGTACGGGACATCAACGAGGCATTTAAGGAGCTTGGGAGGATGTGCCAGCTGCACCTAAGCCACGACAAACCTCAGACCAAACTTCTCATCCTGCACCAAGCCGTCAATGTCATCCTCAATTTAGAACAGCAAGTCAGAG AGCGTAACCTTAACCCCAAGGCAGCATGTTTAAAACGCCGTGAGGAGGAGAAGGTGTCCGGGGTGGTGGGTGAAGCAGCCATGCAGCTCTCAGGAGGCCATCCTAGTATGGGAGGAGATGGCCACAACCCAGTTGGCCACATGTAA
- the tcf3b gene encoding transcription factor 3b isoform X34: MFAPPVANGKNRTMTLASSQFGGSAIDERSGSGSWGSAEQNSPSFSQGRGYGEGSHYSEHEGLSSPFISTGVAGKNDRPPYPPFGSQPGFLPSEIAMPSPDAMSPSGLKTGSQFYPSYPNNPRRRPPDGGIETQPKKIRKPPGLPSSVYASTSGDEYARDNGGYPGAKPGAVYPGSFYMQEDPWSSSGYSAMLGNSPHIGQPGSFSAINPQDRMNYPLHSSEVNGFHSAPTTYNHAPAAINGEGIMASRGTTAGSSGDEIGKALASIYPSDHNSNNFSSAPSTPGSPQAIAGAQSQWQRPTSPNYEGPPHTLQSKMEDRLEEAIHVLRSHAVGQGLEGAPDMHSLLSSLQNGLGGLSPAFPNASLALSNRHPAMGGKHEEPTGLPPSSTLLHGHHASGPTPPVGQPEGFTSLPGLARSSHSSSSSDIKREDKEDDENSSADKSDDEKKDAKAARQRRKEALTLQMLSSLSDQKDDLDDEEDDEDLPPEVKLEREKERRVANNARERLRVRDINEAFKELGRMCQLHLSHDKPQTKLLILHQAVNVILNLEQQVRERNLNPKAACLKRREEEKVSGVVGEAAMQLSGGHPSMGGDGHNPVGHM, encoded by the exons CAATAGATGAGCGCAGCGGCTCTGGGTCTTGGGGCTCCGCAGAACAGAACAGCCCCTCTTTCAGCCAAGGACGG GGCTATGGCGAAGGATCCCACTACAGTGAGCATGAAGGCTTGTCCTCTCCGTTTATTAGTACAGGGGTTGCAG GTAAAAATGACAGGCCACCGTACCCTCCCTTTGGAAGCCAG CCTGGTTTTCTTCCTAGCGAAATAGCGATGCCCAGCCCAGATGCCATGTCGCCCTCTGGCCTGAAAACTGGCTCCCAGTTTTACCCGTCATACCCCAACAACCCCAGGAGAAGGCCGCCTGATGGAGGTATAG AAACCCAGCCAAAGAAGATTCGGAAACCCCCTGGCCTGCCGTCCTCG GTGTATGCTTCCACATCTGGTGATGAGTATGCAAGAGACAATGGAGGATATCCTGGTGCTAAGCCTGGAGCAGTCTACCCTGGTTCTTTCTATATGCAAG AAGACCCCTGGTCGTCTTCTGGCTACTCTGCCATGCTGGGTAACTCTCCTCACATTGGACAGCCAGGCTCCTTCTCTGCAATTAACCCACAGGACAGGATG AACtatcctctgcacagcagcgAAGTCAACGGCTTCCACTCAGCCCCCACCACCTACAACCACGCACCCGCCGCCATCAACGGAGAAGGCATCATGG CCAGCCGAGGCACCACAGCTGGCAGTTCAGGAGATGAAATTGGGAAGGCTCTTGCCTCA ATTTACCCGTCGGACCACAACAGTAATAACTTCTCCTCAGCTCCATCTACTCCTGGATCTCCTCAGGCCATCGCAG GAGCTCAGTCTCAGTGGCAAAGACCAACCTCACCCAACTATGAAGGGCCGCCACACACACTG CAGAGTAAAATGGAGGACCGTTTGGAGGAGGCCATCCATGTACTGCGTAGCCATGCTGTGGGTCAGGGCTTAGAGGGCGCCCCCGACATGCACAGCCTGCTGTCCTCCTTACAAAACGGCCTCGGGGGCCTCTCTCCAGCTTTCCCAAATGCAAGCCTCGCCCTCAGCAACAGACATCCTGCTATG GGAGGGAAACACGAGGAGCCCACAGGCCTTCCTCCCAGCAGCACTCTTCTGCACGGTCATCACGCATCCGGACCCACACCGCCAGTTGGTCAACCAGAAGGCTTTACCA GTCTCCCTGGATTGGCCCGCTCCTCGCACTCCTCCAGCAGCTCAGACATCAAAAGAGAAGATAAAGAGGACGATGAAAACTCATCTGCAGACAAATCCGACGACGAAAAGAAGGACGCCAAGGCAGCACGCCAACGACG aaaGGAGGCGTTGACCCTCCAGATGCTCTCTAGCCTTTCAGACCAGAAAGATGA TCTGGACGACGAAGAAGATGACGAGGACCTTCCCCCCGAGGTGAAGCTGGAGCGCGAGAAGGAACGGCGAGTGGCTAACAATGCCCGCGAGCGTCTCAGAGTACGGGACATCAACGAGGCATTTAAGGAGCTTGGGAGGATGTGCCAGCTGCACCTAAGCCACGACAAACCTCAGACCAAACTTCTCATCCTGCACCAAGCCGTCAATGTCATCCTCAATTTAGAACAGCAAGTCAGAG AGCGTAACCTTAACCCCAAGGCAGCATGTTTAAAACGCCGTGAGGAGGAGAAGGTGTCCGGGGTGGTGGGTGAAGCAGCCATGCAGCTCTCAGGAGGCCATCCTAGTATGGGAGGAGATGGCCACAACCCAGTTGGCCACATGTAA
- the tcf3b gene encoding transcription factor 3b isoform X21, which yields MFAPPVANGKNRTMTLASSQFGGSAIDERSGSGSWGSAEQNSPSFSQGRGYGEGSHYSEHEGLSSPFISTGVAGKNDRPPYPPFGSQPGFLPSEIAMPSPDAMSPSGLKTGSQFYPSYPNNPRRRPPDGGIETQPKKIRKPPGLPSSVYASTSGDEYARDNGGYPGAKPGAVYPGSFYMQEDPWSSSGYSAMLGNSPHIGQPGSFSAINPQDRMKRQPLPLSPQNYPLHSSEVNGFHSAPTTYNHAPAAINGEGIMASRGTTAGSSGDEIGKALASIYPSDHNSNNFSSAPSTPGSPQAIAGAQSQWQRPTSPNYEGPPHTLQSKMEDRLEEAIHVLRSHAVGQGLEGAPDMHSLLSSLQNGLGGLSPAFPNASLALSNRHPAMQGGKHEEPTGLPPSSTLLHGHHASGPTPPVGQPEGFTSLPGLARSSHSSSSSDIKREDKEDDENSSADKSDDEKKDAKAARQRRKEALTLQMLSSLSDQKDDSLDDEEDDEDLPPEVKLEREKERRVANNARERLRVRDINEAFKELGRMCQLHLSHDKPQTKLLILHQAVNVILNLEQQVRERNLNPKAACLKRREEEKVSGVVGEAAMQLSGGHPSMGGDGHNPVGHM from the exons CAATAGATGAGCGCAGCGGCTCTGGGTCTTGGGGCTCCGCAGAACAGAACAGCCCCTCTTTCAGCCAAGGACGG GGCTATGGCGAAGGATCCCACTACAGTGAGCATGAAGGCTTGTCCTCTCCGTTTATTAGTACAGGGGTTGCAG GTAAAAATGACAGGCCACCGTACCCTCCCTTTGGAAGCCAG CCTGGTTTTCTTCCTAGCGAAATAGCGATGCCCAGCCCAGATGCCATGTCGCCCTCTGGCCTGAAAACTGGCTCCCAGTTTTACCCGTCATACCCCAACAACCCCAGGAGAAGGCCGCCTGATGGAGGTATAG AAACCCAGCCAAAGAAGATTCGGAAACCCCCTGGCCTGCCGTCCTCG GTGTATGCTTCCACATCTGGTGATGAGTATGCAAGAGACAATGGAGGATATCCTGGTGCTAAGCCTGGAGCAGTCTACCCTGGTTCTTTCTATATGCAAG AAGACCCCTGGTCGTCTTCTGGCTACTCTGCCATGCTGGGTAACTCTCCTCACATTGGACAGCCAGGCTCCTTCTCTGCAATTAACCCACAGGACAGGATG AAGCGTCAACCCCTGCCTCTGTCCCCACAGAACtatcctctgcacagcagcgAAGTCAACGGCTTCCACTCAGCCCCCACCACCTACAACCACGCACCCGCCGCCATCAACGGAGAAGGCATCATGG CCAGCCGAGGCACCACAGCTGGCAGTTCAGGAGATGAAATTGGGAAGGCTCTTGCCTCA ATTTACCCGTCGGACCACAACAGTAATAACTTCTCCTCAGCTCCATCTACTCCTGGATCTCCTCAGGCCATCGCAG GAGCTCAGTCTCAGTGGCAAAGACCAACCTCACCCAACTATGAAGGGCCGCCACACACACTG CAGAGTAAAATGGAGGACCGTTTGGAGGAGGCCATCCATGTACTGCGTAGCCATGCTGTGGGTCAGGGCTTAGAGGGCGCCCCCGACATGCACAGCCTGCTGTCCTCCTTACAAAACGGCCTCGGGGGCCTCTCTCCAGCTTTCCCAAATGCAAGCCTCGCCCTCAGCAACAGACATCCTGCTATG CAGGGAGGGAAACACGAGGAGCCCACAGGCCTTCCTCCCAGCAGCACTCTTCTGCACGGTCATCACGCATCCGGACCCACACCGCCAGTTGGTCAACCAGAAGGCTTTACCA GTCTCCCTGGATTGGCCCGCTCCTCGCACTCCTCCAGCAGCTCAGACATCAAAAGAGAAGATAAAGAGGACGATGAAAACTCATCTGCAGACAAATCCGACGACGAAAAGAAGGACGCCAAGGCAGCACGCCAACGACG aaaGGAGGCGTTGACCCTCCAGATGCTCTCTAGCCTTTCAGACCAGAAAGATGA CAGTCTGGACGACGAAGAAGATGACGAGGACCTTCCCCCCGAGGTGAAGCTGGAGCGCGAGAAGGAACGGCGAGTGGCTAACAATGCCCGCGAGCGTCTCAGAGTACGGGACATCAACGAGGCATTTAAGGAGCTTGGGAGGATGTGCCAGCTGCACCTAAGCCACGACAAACCTCAGACCAAACTTCTCATCCTGCACCAAGCCGTCAATGTCATCCTCAATTTAGAACAGCAAGTCAGAG AGCGTAACCTTAACCCCAAGGCAGCATGTTTAAAACGCCGTGAGGAGGAGAAGGTGTCCGGGGTGGTGGGTGAAGCAGCCATGCAGCTCTCAGGAGGCCATCCTAGTATGGGAGGAGATGGCCACAACCCAGTTGGCCACATGTAA
- the tcf3b gene encoding transcription factor 3b isoform X28 — MMFAPPVANGKNRTMTLASSQFGGSAIDERSGSGSWGSAEQNSPSFSQGRGYGEGSHYSEHEGLSSPFISTGVAGKNDRPPYPPFGSQPGFLPSEIAMPSPDAMSPSGLKTGSQFYPSYPNNPRRRPPDGGIETQPKKIRKPPGLPSSVYASTSGDEYARDNGGYPGAKPGAVYPGSFYMQEDPWSSSGYSAMLGNSPHIGQPGSFSAINPQDRMNYPLHSSEVNGFHSAPTTYNHAPAAINGEGIMASRGTTAGSSGDEIGKALASIYPSDHNSNNFSSAPSTPGSPQAIAGAQSQWQRPTSPNYEGPPHTLQSKMEDRLEEAIHVLRSHAVGQGLEGAPDMHSLLSSLQNGLGGLSPAFPNASLALSNRHPAMQGGKHEEPTGLPPSSTLLHGHHASGPTPPVGQPEGFTSLPGLARSSHSSSSSDIKREDKEDDENSSADKSDDEKKDAKAARQRRKEALTLQMLSSLSDQKDDSLDDEEDDEDLPPEVKLEREKERRVANNARERLRVRDINEAFKELGRMCQLHLSHDKPQTKLLILHQAVNVILNLEQQVRERNLNPKAACLKRREEEKVSGVVGEAAMQLSGGHPSMGGDGHNPVGHM, encoded by the exons CAATAGATGAGCGCAGCGGCTCTGGGTCTTGGGGCTCCGCAGAACAGAACAGCCCCTCTTTCAGCCAAGGACGG GGCTATGGCGAAGGATCCCACTACAGTGAGCATGAAGGCTTGTCCTCTCCGTTTATTAGTACAGGGGTTGCAG GTAAAAATGACAGGCCACCGTACCCTCCCTTTGGAAGCCAG CCTGGTTTTCTTCCTAGCGAAATAGCGATGCCCAGCCCAGATGCCATGTCGCCCTCTGGCCTGAAAACTGGCTCCCAGTTTTACCCGTCATACCCCAACAACCCCAGGAGAAGGCCGCCTGATGGAGGTATAG AAACCCAGCCAAAGAAGATTCGGAAACCCCCTGGCCTGCCGTCCTCG GTGTATGCTTCCACATCTGGTGATGAGTATGCAAGAGACAATGGAGGATATCCTGGTGCTAAGCCTGGAGCAGTCTACCCTGGTTCTTTCTATATGCAAG AAGACCCCTGGTCGTCTTCTGGCTACTCTGCCATGCTGGGTAACTCTCCTCACATTGGACAGCCAGGCTCCTTCTCTGCAATTAACCCACAGGACAGGATG AACtatcctctgcacagcagcgAAGTCAACGGCTTCCACTCAGCCCCCACCACCTACAACCACGCACCCGCCGCCATCAACGGAGAAGGCATCATGG CCAGCCGAGGCACCACAGCTGGCAGTTCAGGAGATGAAATTGGGAAGGCTCTTGCCTCA ATTTACCCGTCGGACCACAACAGTAATAACTTCTCCTCAGCTCCATCTACTCCTGGATCTCCTCAGGCCATCGCAG GAGCTCAGTCTCAGTGGCAAAGACCAACCTCACCCAACTATGAAGGGCCGCCACACACACTG CAGAGTAAAATGGAGGACCGTTTGGAGGAGGCCATCCATGTACTGCGTAGCCATGCTGTGGGTCAGGGCTTAGAGGGCGCCCCCGACATGCACAGCCTGCTGTCCTCCTTACAAAACGGCCTCGGGGGCCTCTCTCCAGCTTTCCCAAATGCAAGCCTCGCCCTCAGCAACAGACATCCTGCTATG CAGGGAGGGAAACACGAGGAGCCCACAGGCCTTCCTCCCAGCAGCACTCTTCTGCACGGTCATCACGCATCCGGACCCACACCGCCAGTTGGTCAACCAGAAGGCTTTACCA GTCTCCCTGGATTGGCCCGCTCCTCGCACTCCTCCAGCAGCTCAGACATCAAAAGAGAAGATAAAGAGGACGATGAAAACTCATCTGCAGACAAATCCGACGACGAAAAGAAGGACGCCAAGGCAGCACGCCAACGACG aaaGGAGGCGTTGACCCTCCAGATGCTCTCTAGCCTTTCAGACCAGAAAGATGA CAGTCTGGACGACGAAGAAGATGACGAGGACCTTCCCCCCGAGGTGAAGCTGGAGCGCGAGAAGGAACGGCGAGTGGCTAACAATGCCCGCGAGCGTCTCAGAGTACGGGACATCAACGAGGCATTTAAGGAGCTTGGGAGGATGTGCCAGCTGCACCTAAGCCACGACAAACCTCAGACCAAACTTCTCATCCTGCACCAAGCCGTCAATGTCATCCTCAATTTAGAACAGCAAGTCAGAG AGCGTAACCTTAACCCCAAGGCAGCATGTTTAAAACGCCGTGAGGAGGAGAAGGTGTCCGGGGTGGTGGGTGAAGCAGCCATGCAGCTCTCAGGAGGCCATCCTAGTATGGGAGGAGATGGCCACAACCCAGTTGGCCACATGTAA
- the tcf3b gene encoding transcription factor 3b isoform X20, whose product MMFAPPVANGKNRTMTLASSQFGGSAIDERSGSGSWGSAEQNSPSFSQGRGYGEGSHYSEHEGLSSPFISTGVAGKNDRPPYPPFGSQPGFLPSEIAMPSPDAMSPSGLKTGSQFYPSYPNNPRRRPPDGGIETQPKKIRKPPGLPSSVYASTSGDEYARDNGGYPGAKPGAVYPGSFYMQEDPWSSSGYSAMLGNSPHIGQPGSFSAINPQDRMKRQPLPLSPQNYPLHSSEVNGFHSAPTTYNHAPAAINGEGIMASRGTTAGSSGDEIGKALASIYPSDHNSNNFSSAPSTPGSPQAIAGAQSQWQRPTSPNYEGPPHTLQSKMEDRLEEAIHVLRSHAVGQGLEGAPDMHSLLSSLQNGLGGLSPAFPNASLALSNRHPAMQGGKHEEPTGLPPSSTLLHGHHASGPTPPVGQPEGFTSLPGLARSSHSSSSSDIKREDKEDDENSSADKSDDEKKDAKAARQRRKEALTLQMLSSLSDQKDDSLDDEEDDEDLPPEVKLEREKERRVANNARERLRVRDINEAFKELGRMCQLHLSHDKPQTKLLILHQAVNVILNLEQQVRERNLNPKAACLKRREEEKVSGVVGEAAMQLSGGHPSMGGDGHNPVGHM is encoded by the exons CAATAGATGAGCGCAGCGGCTCTGGGTCTTGGGGCTCCGCAGAACAGAACAGCCCCTCTTTCAGCCAAGGACGG GGCTATGGCGAAGGATCCCACTACAGTGAGCATGAAGGCTTGTCCTCTCCGTTTATTAGTACAGGGGTTGCAG GTAAAAATGACAGGCCACCGTACCCTCCCTTTGGAAGCCAG CCTGGTTTTCTTCCTAGCGAAATAGCGATGCCCAGCCCAGATGCCATGTCGCCCTCTGGCCTGAAAACTGGCTCCCAGTTTTACCCGTCATACCCCAACAACCCCAGGAGAAGGCCGCCTGATGGAGGTATAG AAACCCAGCCAAAGAAGATTCGGAAACCCCCTGGCCTGCCGTCCTCG GTGTATGCTTCCACATCTGGTGATGAGTATGCAAGAGACAATGGAGGATATCCTGGTGCTAAGCCTGGAGCAGTCTACCCTGGTTCTTTCTATATGCAAG AAGACCCCTGGTCGTCTTCTGGCTACTCTGCCATGCTGGGTAACTCTCCTCACATTGGACAGCCAGGCTCCTTCTCTGCAATTAACCCACAGGACAGGATG AAGCGTCAACCCCTGCCTCTGTCCCCACAGAACtatcctctgcacagcagcgAAGTCAACGGCTTCCACTCAGCCCCCACCACCTACAACCACGCACCCGCCGCCATCAACGGAGAAGGCATCATGG CCAGCCGAGGCACCACAGCTGGCAGTTCAGGAGATGAAATTGGGAAGGCTCTTGCCTCA ATTTACCCGTCGGACCACAACAGTAATAACTTCTCCTCAGCTCCATCTACTCCTGGATCTCCTCAGGCCATCGCAG GAGCTCAGTCTCAGTGGCAAAGACCAACCTCACCCAACTATGAAGGGCCGCCACACACACTG CAGAGTAAAATGGAGGACCGTTTGGAGGAGGCCATCCATGTACTGCGTAGCCATGCTGTGGGTCAGGGCTTAGAGGGCGCCCCCGACATGCACAGCCTGCTGTCCTCCTTACAAAACGGCCTCGGGGGCCTCTCTCCAGCTTTCCCAAATGCAAGCCTCGCCCTCAGCAACAGACATCCTGCTATG CAGGGAGGGAAACACGAGGAGCCCACAGGCCTTCCTCCCAGCAGCACTCTTCTGCACGGTCATCACGCATCCGGACCCACACCGCCAGTTGGTCAACCAGAAGGCTTTACCA GTCTCCCTGGATTGGCCCGCTCCTCGCACTCCTCCAGCAGCTCAGACATCAAAAGAGAAGATAAAGAGGACGATGAAAACTCATCTGCAGACAAATCCGACGACGAAAAGAAGGACGCCAAGGCAGCACGCCAACGACG aaaGGAGGCGTTGACCCTCCAGATGCTCTCTAGCCTTTCAGACCAGAAAGATGA CAGTCTGGACGACGAAGAAGATGACGAGGACCTTCCCCCCGAGGTGAAGCTGGAGCGCGAGAAGGAACGGCGAGTGGCTAACAATGCCCGCGAGCGTCTCAGAGTACGGGACATCAACGAGGCATTTAAGGAGCTTGGGAGGATGTGCCAGCTGCACCTAAGCCACGACAAACCTCAGACCAAACTTCTCATCCTGCACCAAGCCGTCAATGTCATCCTCAATTTAGAACAGCAAGTCAGAG AGCGTAACCTTAACCCCAAGGCAGCATGTTTAAAACGCCGTGAGGAGGAGAAGGTGTCCGGGGTGGTGGGTGAAGCAGCCATGCAGCTCTCAGGAGGCCATCCTAGTATGGGAGGAGATGGCCACAACCCAGTTGGCCACATGTAA
- the tcf3b gene encoding transcription factor 3b isoform X18, translating to MNEQQQRMAAVGTDKELNDLLDFSAMFAPPVANGKNRTMTLASSQFGGSAIDERSGSGSWGSAEQNSPSFSQGRGYGEGSHYSEHEGLSSPFISTGVAGKNDRPPYPPFGSQPGFLPSEIAMPSPDAMSPSGLKTGSQFYPSYPNNPRRRPPDGGIETQPKKIRKPPGLPSSVYASTSGDEYARDNGGYPGAKPGAVYPGSFYMQEDPWSSSGYSAMLGNSPHIGQPGSFSAINPQDRMKRQPLPLSPQNYPLHSSEVNGFHSAPTTYNHAPAAINGEGIMASRGTTAGSSGDEIGKALASIYPSDHNSNNFSSAPSTPGSPQAIAGAQSQWQRPTSPNYEGPPHTLQSKMEDRLEEAIHVLRSHAVGQGLEGAPDMHSLLSSLQNGLGGLSPAFPNASLALSNRHPAMQGGKHEEPTGLPPSSTLLHGHHASGPTPPVGQPEGFTSLPGLARSSHSSSSSDIKREDKEDDENSSADKSDDEKKDAKAARQRRLDDEEDDEDLPPEVKLEREKERRVANNARERLRVRDINEAFKELGRMCQLHLSHDKPQTKLLILHQAVNVILNLEQQVRERNLNPKAACLKRREEEKVSGVVGEAAMQLSGGHPSMGGDGHNPVGHM from the exons CAATAGATGAGCGCAGCGGCTCTGGGTCTTGGGGCTCCGCAGAACAGAACAGCCCCTCTTTCAGCCAAGGACGG GGCTATGGCGAAGGATCCCACTACAGTGAGCATGAAGGCTTGTCCTCTCCGTTTATTAGTACAGGGGTTGCAG GTAAAAATGACAGGCCACCGTACCCTCCCTTTGGAAGCCAG CCTGGTTTTCTTCCTAGCGAAATAGCGATGCCCAGCCCAGATGCCATGTCGCCCTCTGGCCTGAAAACTGGCTCCCAGTTTTACCCGTCATACCCCAACAACCCCAGGAGAAGGCCGCCTGATGGAGGTATAG AAACCCAGCCAAAGAAGATTCGGAAACCCCCTGGCCTGCCGTCCTCG GTGTATGCTTCCACATCTGGTGATGAGTATGCAAGAGACAATGGAGGATATCCTGGTGCTAAGCCTGGAGCAGTCTACCCTGGTTCTTTCTATATGCAAG AAGACCCCTGGTCGTCTTCTGGCTACTCTGCCATGCTGGGTAACTCTCCTCACATTGGACAGCCAGGCTCCTTCTCTGCAATTAACCCACAGGACAGGATG AAGCGTCAACCCCTGCCTCTGTCCCCACAGAACtatcctctgcacagcagcgAAGTCAACGGCTTCCACTCAGCCCCCACCACCTACAACCACGCACCCGCCGCCATCAACGGAGAAGGCATCATGG CCAGCCGAGGCACCACAGCTGGCAGTTCAGGAGATGAAATTGGGAAGGCTCTTGCCTCA ATTTACCCGTCGGACCACAACAGTAATAACTTCTCCTCAGCTCCATCTACTCCTGGATCTCCTCAGGCCATCGCAG GAGCTCAGTCTCAGTGGCAAAGACCAACCTCACCCAACTATGAAGGGCCGCCACACACACTG CAGAGTAAAATGGAGGACCGTTTGGAGGAGGCCATCCATGTACTGCGTAGCCATGCTGTGGGTCAGGGCTTAGAGGGCGCCCCCGACATGCACAGCCTGCTGTCCTCCTTACAAAACGGCCTCGGGGGCCTCTCTCCAGCTTTCCCAAATGCAAGCCTCGCCCTCAGCAACAGACATCCTGCTATG CAGGGAGGGAAACACGAGGAGCCCACAGGCCTTCCTCCCAGCAGCACTCTTCTGCACGGTCATCACGCATCCGGACCCACACCGCCAGTTGGTCAACCAGAAGGCTTTACCA GTCTCCCTGGATTGGCCCGCTCCTCGCACTCCTCCAGCAGCTCAGACATCAAAAGAGAAGATAAAGAGGACGATGAAAACTCATCTGCAGACAAATCCGACGACGAAAAGAAGGACGCCAAGGCAGCACGCCAACGACG TCTGGACGACGAAGAAGATGACGAGGACCTTCCCCCCGAGGTGAAGCTGGAGCGCGAGAAGGAACGGCGAGTGGCTAACAATGCCCGCGAGCGTCTCAGAGTACGGGACATCAACGAGGCATTTAAGGAGCTTGGGAGGATGTGCCAGCTGCACCTAAGCCACGACAAACCTCAGACCAAACTTCTCATCCTGCACCAAGCCGTCAATGTCATCCTCAATTTAGAACAGCAAGTCAGAG AGCGTAACCTTAACCCCAAGGCAGCATGTTTAAAACGCCGTGAGGAGGAGAAGGTGTCCGGGGTGGTGGGTGAAGCAGCCATGCAGCTCTCAGGAGGCCATCCTAGTATGGGAGGAGATGGCCACAACCCAGTTGGCCACATGTAA